The Verrucomicrobiia bacterium genomic sequence CGCCCCCATCAGCCCCGAACTCGTCAATCCCACCTGTGCGTTCATGTTCGCCCCGTCCAGATAGACCTGTCCCCCCGCCTCATGCACCCACCGGCTCACCTCCCGGATCGACGCCTCGAAAACCCCGTGCGTGCTGGGATACGTGACCATGAGGCAGGCCAGTTGGGCACGATGCTCTGACACTCGTGCCTGGAGGTCGTCCAGATCGATATTCCCCTGCCCGTCGCATCCCACCGGCACCACCCGCATCCCCGCCATCACCGCGCTGGCCGGATTCGTCCCGTGCGCGCTGGTGGGAATCAGACAAACGTCCCGGTGCCCCTCCCCGCGGCTCCGATGCCATGCCCGGATCACCAGCAACCCCGCGTATTCCCCCTGCGATCCGGCGTTTGGCTGCAACGAAACCCCCGGCAGCCCCGTGATCCGTCCCAGCCAGTCTTCCAGATCCCGGAACAACTCCCGATACCCCGCCGCCTGTTCCTCCGGCGCAAAGGGATGCAGCCCGTTCCATTCCGGCCAGCTCAGCGGCAGCATCTCCGCCGCTGCATTCAGCTTCATCGTACACGAACCCAACGGAATCATGGAGTGGCACAACGACAGATCCCGCGATTCCAGCCGGCGCAGGTACCGCTGCATCTCGGTCTCGCTCCGATATCGGTGAAAGACCGGATGCCGAAGATACGGCGTCGTCCGTTCCACCCACGCCGCCCGTACCGGCGCCACCTCGCCGAAACGAATCTCCTCCTCCCGCTCCCCGCCGAAAATCCGCCAGAGCATCTCGACCTCCGCCTCGGTCGCCATCTCGTCGAGGGATACCCCCACCCGCGTGGCGTCCAGGGGACGCAGATTGATCCGGTGCGCCTGCGCTGCCCGATGCACCGCCCCGGCATCCGCCACCTCGACCGTCAGGGTATCGAAAAACGACGCCGTTTGCAGTCGGCAGCCCAACCGCTCCAATCCCGACGCCAGTCGCGCCGTACGTTCATGCACCCGCCGCGCCATGGCCCGCAGTCCCTCCGGACCATGGTAACAGGCGTAGGCCATCGCCAGGTTGGCCAGCAGGGCCTGGGCGGTGCAGATGTTCGAAGTCGCCTTCTCCCGACGAATGTGCTGCTCGCGCGTCCCCAAGGACAACCGCAGGGCCGGACGCCCCCGCGAGTCACGCGACACCCCCACCAACCGCCCCGGCATGCTCCTCCGAAACACCTCCCGCGTCGCGAAAAACGCCGCGTGCGGACCGCCATACCCCATCGGCACTCCGAACCGTTGCGCACTCCCCACCGCCACGTCCGCACCCCACTCCCCAGGCGGCCGCAGCACCGTCAACGCCAGCAGATCCGTCGCCACCACCACCAGCACCCCCCCACTCCGAATCCGTGCCGCCCATTCCCCGGGGTCATGCACCTCCCCGAACGTGTCCGGATACTGAATCAGCGCCCCAAAGTACCGCGGCCCGCCCTCGAATCCCCGCCAGTCGCCCACCTCCACCGCCAGTCCCAACGCCTCCGCCCGGCCGCGAACCAGCGCCACGCTCTGCGGATGGCAGGTGTCCGCCACAAAAAACCGGTCGCGCGGCGCCTCCCCGGGGCGCCCTTCGCCGGCCTTCACCCGGTGACACATCATCATTGCCTCCGCACAGGCCGTCGCCTCGTCCAGCAACGAGGCGTTGGCAATGTCCATCCCCGTCAATTCCGTCACCAGTGTCTGGAAATTCAGCAACCCCTCCAGCCGGCCCTGCGAAATCTCGGATTGATACGGCGTGTACTGCGTGTACCAGCCCGGGTTCTCCAAAATATTCCGCCGGATGACCGCCGGCATGACCGTCCCGTAATAGCCCATTCCCATCAGCGACCGGTACACCTCGTTCCGCGCCGCCATCGTCTTCAACCGCTCCAAGGCCTCCACCTCCCCCATCGGTCCCGGCAGATCAAGTCCCCCTTCCATCCGAATCCCCGCCGGCACCGCCGCCCCGACCAACGCCTCCAGGGAATCGTACCCGCACGCCCGGGCCATCTCCCCGATCTCGTCCGCCCGTGGCCCCAGGTGCCGCCAGAGAAAGGAGTCGGTGTCGGACCCCGCAGGGCCGGTCAAAGTTGCGTTCGCCATATCGAAAATCGTCGAACCTCAAACCGCCGCCAACCGGACGACCCGCTCCTGGATCTGCTCGGTCCAGCGCGCCACGTAGCTGAGGACCCGGTAGATCTCCTCCAACCGCCCCAGAGGCAGACAACCTGCCCGTCCCGAAGCGCCCTCCGCCGGCGCCCCTTCCCATGCGGCATTCATTCCCCTCAACTCCTCCTCCAAACCCGCGCCCTTCGCCCGCACCGTCTCCTGAAGCGCCCTCAACCGCTCCACCCACTCCATCCCGCGCTCGAACATCCGCACCTTCAATACCGGCGACGTCACCGCGTCCCGCTCCGTCAGAAAACCGTCCACGTCCCGACAGCACTGCCCCACCTCGACAAACAGGTCCATGGTCCCCGGCGGAATCCGCTGGATGTCCGCCGGCCTCCGGCCGGTCTCCAGCTCCAGCAGATGCAGCAACCGCGCCCGAGGCTCGCTCAGGATCCCATGGGCCGCATTGATCTCCATCGCCCGGCGCCCCGCCTCCAACCGTTCTGTTTCCGGCGCCCCATGAAACCGATCGGGATGGGACGCCGCAGACAACGCCAGGTACCGCGCCTTCAAGGCGTCCGCGTCCAGCCAGGGCCTCCGGGATTCCCCCAGCACCGCATACGCATCCATTAGGCATCCATTCCCACGCCAGTCGTTTGCCGCCGGACCAGGCCCGCCCCTAGGCGCTGAAGCTCTCCCCGCATGAGCAACTCGTCGCCGCATTCGGGTTCTTCACCTTGAACCCCCCCTCCTGCAGCGCATCCACAAAGTCCAGCTCCGAACCCGTCACGTACAACGCGCTCTTCGGATCCACCACCACCTGAACCCCTGCCGAATCCACCACAATGTCCCGGTTCTGCGGCCGGTCCTGCAAATCCATCTTGTACTGCAGTCCGGAACATCCCCCACCCACCACCGCCACCCGCAGCACCCCCGTCGGTCGCCCCTGCCTCTGTAGCAAAGACCGCACCTTCTCCCCCGCCGCCGCCGACAATCGAATCAGACGCTCGTCCCCGCGACGCGTCGAGGGAGGCACCGTGGTGGCCGAAGGAGCAGCGGACGTACCGGCTATCATGCGCGGTCAACCTAGTGAGCCCACCCCAAAGCGTCAACGCAACCGTACCCACCCCCTCATCAACGAGGAACCCCGGAACCTCCCAAGAGGTCCCGGGGCGTGCCCTTGCTGCGCTCCGTGGGCCCCATCACGGTCTTGTGCGCAGCGCCACCTCCCTTCTCCTCTCCCCTCCCCAAAACGTCAACGGGAAGCCCTCACCCTCCCTTGTCATCGCCCCGCCAATCGCGTCCCCCTCGACAAACCCCCTGTAACCATATCAGCCTCACCCCCGTCCACCCACACCAGCTCGTGTTGCCCGTTCAGCCGCCCCTCCGCCAACTCCGACGCGCCGCCCCCGGCGCGCTCTTTTTTCCTGCCCTGCTCATCGCCTTCCTCGGCGTGCTGCTCGGCTCCGGTTGCTCCGCCAAACGCTACGAACGCGCCGCCGACCGCGAGGTGTACCGCATCATCGAGGAGGCCGAAAACCGCATCTTCGGTCGCACCAACCTCTTCTCCATAGCCACCCCGTACTCGGACCGCGACCCGGCCTCCATTCACCCCGACGAGATCTTCGCGGAGCGTACCGCCCCGCAACGCCGGTTCATCCGCCTCGAGGAGGCCCTGGACCTCGCCGTCCGTCACAGCCGCGAGTACCAGACCCAGAAGGAACAGCTCTACCTCGCCGCCCTGACTCTCACCGGCTCCCGGTACCAGTTCTCCCCCCAGTTCTTTGCCGGCTCCACCGCCCAGGTCAGCGGCAGCCCGGCCGGCAGCGACATCGGCACCGTCCGTTCCCAGGTCGGCGTGAGCCAGTACCTCCGCACCGGCGGCCGTCTCAGCGCCGCCCTCGCCAACGACCTTCTTCGCTACTTCACCAGCTGGAGCGCCGGCTCGGGTCAGGGCCCCCGCGAAACCGCCGTCAGCCTCATCTCCGTCCAGCTCACCCAACCCCTCCTCCGTGGCTTCGGACGCAACGACCCGACCGTCGAAAATCTCACCCAGGCCGAACGCAACGTCGTGTATGCCATCCGCACCTACACGCAGTTCCAGCACCAGTTCGCCGTCAACGTGGTCAACGACTACTTCAGCCTCCTGGCCCTCAAGGATGTCGTCCGCAACAACCACATGGACTACCTCCGCCGCGTCGATATCACCCGCTACCTCGAGGCCCGGGCCGTGGACCGCGAACAGCAAAGCGCCGTCGATGACGCCCGCACCGCCGAACTCACCGCCCGCATCGGCTACATCAATTCCGTGGCCTCCTACCTCAACCAGATGGCCGCCTTCAAACTCACCCTGGGCGTCCCCATCCCCGAGGAGATCCACCTCGACGACGCCGACCTCGACGATCTCATTGCCAAAGGCCTCCAGCCCATCCAGATCGCCAGCGAGGCGGGCTTCCGTCTGGCGGTCGATCAACACATGGACATCCTCAACGCCATCGACCGCTTCGAGGACAGCCAACGCCGCCTTCGCGTCGCCGCCGACCAGTTGAAGGCCGACCTCGGCCTGTTCAGCACCGCCTCCCTCCAGTCCGAGGCCCCCACGGACTACGCCCGCTTCGACCTCGACGACCTCCGCTACTCGGTCGGACTCTCCCTCGACCTCCCCATCGACCGCCTCCGCGAACGCAACGCCTACCGCGCC encodes the following:
- a CDS encoding TolC family protein, translating into MLPVQPPLRQLRRAAPGALFFPALLIAFLGVLLGSGCSAKRYERAADREVYRIIEEAENRIFGRTNLFSIATPYSDRDPASIHPDEIFAERTAPQRRFIRLEEALDLAVRHSREYQTQKEQLYLAALTLTGSRYQFSPQFFAGSTAQVSGSPAGSDIGTVRSQVGVSQYLRTGGRLSAALANDLLRYFTSWSAGSGQGPRETAVSLISVQLTQPLLRGFGRNDPTVENLTQAERNVVYAIRTYTQFQHQFAVNVVNDYFSLLALKDVVRNNHMDYLRRVDITRYLEARAVDREQQSAVDDARTAELTARIGYINSVASYLNQMAAFKLTLGVPIPEEIHLDDADLDDLIAKGLQPIQIASEAGFRLAVDQHMDILNAIDRFEDSQRRLRVAADQLKADLGLFSTASLQSEAPTDYARFDLDDLRYSVGLSLDLPIDRLRERNAYRAAQVSFESQVRSLALTLDTFKDRIDRGLRTLEQRRLNYLNSQASLEVARRRVEFNALRLEAGRVQVRDLREAQDSLIAAQNQVNSTLVTYLQSRLQLLLDLGVPRSEQPAFWLEDPLSARLTPDQLGEPPLRMPDGDVLPPDYFLEPRP
- a CDS encoding iron-sulfur cluster assembly accessory protein; amino-acid sequence: MIAGTSAAPSATTVPPSTRRGDERLIRLSAAAGEKVRSLLQRQGRPTGVLRVAVVGGGCSGLQYKMDLQDRPQNRDIVVDSAGVQVVVDPKSALYVTGSELDFVDALQEGGFKVKNPNAATSCSCGESFSA
- the gcvP gene encoding aminomethyl-transferring glycine dehydrogenase — its product is MANATLTGPAGSDTDSFLWRHLGPRADEIGEMARACGYDSLEALVGAAVPAGIRMEGGLDLPGPMGEVEALERLKTMAARNEVYRSLMGMGYYGTVMPAVIRRNILENPGWYTQYTPYQSEISQGRLEGLLNFQTLVTELTGMDIANASLLDEATACAEAMMMCHRVKAGEGRPGEAPRDRFFVADTCHPQSVALVRGRAEALGLAVEVGDWRGFEGGPRYFGALIQYPDTFGEVHDPGEWAARIRSGGVLVVVATDLLALTVLRPPGEWGADVAVGSAQRFGVPMGYGGPHAAFFATREVFRRSMPGRLVGVSRDSRGRPALRLSLGTREQHIRREKATSNICTAQALLANLAMAYACYHGPEGLRAMARRVHERTARLASGLERLGCRLQTASFFDTLTVEVADAGAVHRAAQAHRINLRPLDATRVGVSLDEMATEAEVEMLWRIFGGEREEEIRFGEVAPVRAAWVERTTPYLRHPVFHRYRSETEMQRYLRRLESRDLSLCHSMIPLGSCTMKLNAAAEMLPLSWPEWNGLHPFAPEEQAAGYRELFRDLEDWLGRITGLPGVSLQPNAGSQGEYAGLLVIRAWHRSRGEGHRDVCLIPTSAHGTNPASAVMAGMRVVPVGCDGQGNIDLDDLQARVSEHRAQLACLMVTYPSTHGVFEASIREVSRWVHEAGGQVYLDGANMNAQVGLTSSGLMGADVCHLNLHKTFCIPHGGGGPGVGPICVAEHLTAFLPGHPLGAEGETGTIPAVSAAPWGSASLLPIPWMYIRMMGGEGLTLATQVAILNANYVAKRLEGYFPTLYRGEGGLVAHECILDLRPFKSVTAEDVAKRLIDYGFHAPTLSWPVAGTLMVEPTESESRAELDRFCEAMKAIHREIMAIERGEADPKNNLLKNAPHTADQVAADVWDRPYSREAAAFPVAGLRETKVWPSVSRVDNVYGDRNLVCSCVGMEAYAG
- a CDS encoding J domain-containing protein yields the protein MDAYAVLGESRRPWLDADALKARYLALSAASHPDRFHGAPETERLEAGRRAMEINAAHGILSEPRARLLHLLELETGRRPADIQRIPPGTMDLFVEVGQCCRDVDGFLTERDAVTSPVLKVRMFERGMEWVERLRALQETVRAKGAGLEEELRGMNAAWEGAPAEGASGRAGCLPLGRLEEIYRVLSYVARWTEQIQERVVRLAAV